A genome region from Vicinamibacteria bacterium includes the following:
- the thiS gene encoding sulfur carrier protein ThiS yields MRIRLNGEHRELPESISVARLLDDLELDRDRVAVELNRRILSRAEHDAVKLSDNDEMEIVTFVGGG; encoded by the coding sequence ATGCGGATTCGGCTCAACGGCGAGCACCGTGAACTGCCCGAATCCATATCGGTGGCGAGGCTTCTCGACGACCTCGAGCTCGATCGTGACCGAGTCGCCGTCGAGCTGAACCGCCGCATCCTGAGCCGCGCCGAGCACGACGCAGTGAAACTCTCGGACAACGACGAAATGGAGATCGTGACCTTCGTCGGTGGCGGCTGA